One Vulpes lagopus strain Blue_001 chromosome 18, ASM1834538v1, whole genome shotgun sequence DNA window includes the following coding sequences:
- the MANBAL gene encoding protein MANBAL, which yields MASDLDFSPPEVPEPTFLENLLRYGLFLGAIFQLICVLAIIVPVPKSHEVEAEPSEPRSAEVTRKPKTAALSASKRPKKEAKKKR from the exons ATGGCCTCCGACCTGGACTTCTCACCTCCCGAGGTGCCTGAGCCCACTTTCCTAGAGAACCTGCTGCGGTACGGACTCTTCCTGGGGGCTATCTTCCAGCTCATCTGTGTGCTGGCCATCATTGTACCTGTTCCCAAGTCCCATGAGGTG GAGGCAGAGCCCTCTGAGCCCAGAAGTGCGGAGGTGACGAGGAAGCCCAAGACTGCTGCTCTTTCCGCCAGCAAGAGGCCCAAGAAGGAGGCAAAGAAGAAGCGATAG